ATGTTGTGGATGGCGAACTCTTTGTCGCAAAAGCGGAGGCTTGAGCATGTCGACGAAGAAAGAGCAGGTATTTCAATGGCTTGATGAGCGTTTCCAGCTGAGCCCGCTCATCGAATTCATGCGCCACAAGATGGTGCCGATCCACCGCCACACGATCTGGTACTACATGGGCGGCGTGTCGCTCTTCCTGTTTATCGTCCAGCTCTTCACGGGAATTCTCCTGCTCTTGTACTACCAGCCGGGTGAAGACAGCGCGTACGAAAGTATCCGCTTCATCATGAACAAGGTGCCGTTCGGATGGCTGTTCCGGTCAATACACAGCTGGGGCGCGAACCTGTTCATCTTCTTCATCTTTGTCCACATGTTCAGCACGTATTTCACGGCGGCATATCGCAAGCCCCGAGAATTGACATGGGTGACAGGGTTCATCTTGCTGCTTCTGGCCATGGGGTTCGGCTTCAGCGGGTATCTGCTTCCGTGGAATGAGCTCGCGTTCTTCGCAACCAAGGTGGGAACGGATATCGCCGGCGTGGTGCCGCTCATCGGAGATGCCATCAAGATTGTGCTTCGAGGCGGACCGGACGTCACGGGCGCAACACTGACACGCTTTTATGCATTCCACATCGCCCTGATACCGGCGATCTTTACGATCTTCCTGGGCATCCACCTCCTGTTCGTTCAGAGACAGGGCATGCACGAACCGGAGTCCGTGGCGAACATGCCGGCCGATCGAAAGAAGATGATCCCCTTCTTTCCAAATTTTCTGCTTCGCGATGTATTTGCCTGGCTCATCGTACTGAACCTTGTACTGTTCCTGTCGGTCTTCTTCCCATGGGAGATCGGAGTCAAGGCTGATCCCTTCGTACCGGCACCGGCGGGTATTCGGCCAGAGTGGTTCTTCATGTTCATGTTCCAGGCCCTGAAGTGGATTCCGCCGCACATACTGGGCATGGAAGGAGAAGTCCTGGGCGTCCTGGCGTTCGCCATTGCAGCGCTGGCATGGATGTTGGTCCCTTTCTGGGAGATAAGAAGCCGTTCGACCGGGAAACTGAAACCAATGGTCCTAATCGGGTTATTTGCGCTGTTTTTCATCATCGTGATGACCATTATTGGATACGCCGTGTAGACCAAACGAATCAGTGAATCCGAACATGACATATAAAATCGGGCTCTGGCTGGTGGCCGCGTTTGTGCCGCTGACAGTGGCAACGGCGCAAGACGTGCCAGACAATCTGGCAAATGACGAGTGCGTCGTGTGTCACGTAGATCTTGAGGCGCTGCCGGAAGGCTTTCTCATGGACAACGTGCACATGAAGGAAGGCCTTTCGTGCGTCGGCTGCCATGGTGGAGACGCGCGCTCGGACGATGAGGAGATCGCCCACTCCGGAAACTTCGTCGGCATCCCGGAGGCGACCGACGTGCCTCAATTGTGCGGGAACTGTCACTCCGACCTCCGCATCATGCGACGCTACCAGCCGAGTGCCTCGACCGACCAGGTCAGCCAGTACTACACGAGTGTGCATGGCGAGAAACTCCAGCAGGGAGACCTGATGGTGGCCGAGTGTGCAAGCTGCCACACGTCGCACGCGATACTACCCGCTACCGACGGACGATCTTCTGTCCACCCACTCAACGTTCCGGGCATGTGCAATCAGTGTCACGGAGACGCGGACTACATGGCGGGGTACGGGATCCGAACGAATCAGTATCGCGACTACGCCAAGAGCGTTCATGGCGTGGCTCTGCTCGAGAGGCAGGACACGGGCTCGCCGGCCTGTAACGATTGTCACGGGAATCACGGAGCCATGCCGCCCGGCGTCGATGCGATTGAATACGTGTGCGGCATGTGCCACGTGAACAACGCCGAGTTTTTCCACGAAACGAATATGGCGCGGGCGTTCAACGAAGAGGAGCTTCACGGCTGCGAGGAGTGTCACGGAATCCACGACGTCTCAAAGACGACGCTTGAGATGGTCGGCGTCGGTGATGAGTCAGTGTGCACGGCCTGTCACGACGAGGGAGACGACGGCTACAGGGTTGCCGAAGAGATGTACGCGCAACTCACCGCGCTCGTCAGCGCTCAGGACTCAGCGCGCGTGCTGGCTGAGGAAGTTCACCGAATTGGCATGGATGACCTTGATATCAGCTATTTGCAGCGCGAAGCGAACCAGAGCCTGATCACCGCTCGAACACTGGTGCACACGTTCGACCCCGCGAAGACAGGCGAAGTCACAACGGTCGGGATCGAGACGGCAAGAGATGCCGTTGAACTTGCGCGATCGGAGATCGAAGCCTTCGGTTTTCGCCGGCTCGGCTTTGGTGTAGCAACGCTGTTCATAACAATTTTGACCGTAGCACTTTTCTTCAAAATTAGAGAAATTGAGTCCGTTAAGGACTCTTGACCAGACGATAAACGACTGTAAAGAAGAACCATCGTGGTGAATACAAAATGAAGCGATTGATAACCCTAGCTGCGTCTAGCATTTCGGTGCTTGCTGTCGCACTCCTCATTGTTGCCATGCAGGTCGACCGACCGACGTCGCGGACAGTCTCAGATGACGGAACGGTTTCCGTTGTCGCGCTCGATGACGCGGAGTTCATCGGAGCCGCCAAGTGCAAGACGTGTCACAGGAAAGAGGAAGTGGGCGAGCAGTACGGGAAGTGGCTGGAGGGTCCGCATGCCGGAGCGTATGCGACACTGGGAACTGACGAGGCCAAGGAGTTCGCGGCAGCTGCAGGCATAGATAACCCGCAGACGGCGGACGAATGCCTTGCATGCCACATCACAGCGCACGGCGTTGCTCCGGAGCTTCTCGGCACGAAGTACAGTGTCGAGGATGGCGTGTCCTGCGAGTCGTGCCACGGCGCCGGCGGCAATTACTACAAAAAGAAGACCATGGTGTCGATAACATCCGGTGAAACGGATGGCGCGTCTGTAGGCCTCGTAACGCCAACGGAAGAGACCTGCGTCGCGTGTCACAATGACAAGAGCCCGACCTTTAAAGGATTCGACTTTACGGAGTACTCCGAGAAGATTGCGCATCCGATTCCCGACGCAAGAAAGGCGGAATACAAGTAGGCTTCTACCCACTACAGGTAAAGGGGCTA
This sequence is a window from Rhodothermales bacterium. Protein-coding genes within it:
- a CDS encoding cytochrome bc complex cytochrome b subunit — encoded protein: MSTKKEQVFQWLDERFQLSPLIEFMRHKMVPIHRHTIWYYMGGVSLFLFIVQLFTGILLLLYYQPGEDSAYESIRFIMNKVPFGWLFRSIHSWGANLFIFFIFVHMFSTYFTAAYRKPRELTWVTGFILLLLAMGFGFSGYLLPWNELAFFATKVGTDIAGVVPLIGDAIKIVLRGGPDVTGATLTRFYAFHIALIPAIFTIFLGIHLLFVQRQGMHEPESVANMPADRKKMIPFFPNFLLRDVFAWLIVLNLVLFLSVFFPWEIGVKADPFVPAPAGIRPEWFFMFMFQALKWIPPHILGMEGEVLGVLAFAIAALAWMLVPFWEIRSRSTGKLKPMVLIGLFALFFIIVMTIIGYAV
- a CDS encoding cytochrome C554; the encoded protein is MKRLITLAASSISVLAVALLIVAMQVDRPTSRTVSDDGTVSVVALDDAEFIGAAKCKTCHRKEEVGEQYGKWLEGPHAGAYATLGTDEAKEFAAAAGIDNPQTADECLACHITAHGVAPELLGTKYSVEDGVSCESCHGAGGNYYKKKTMVSITSGETDGASVGLVTPTEETCVACHNDKSPTFKGFDFTEYSEKIAHPIPDARKAEYK